Proteins from a single region of Pyxidicoccus trucidator:
- a CDS encoding NAD(P)/FAD-dependent oxidoreductase yields the protein MTIETTDAVIVGGGPGGLSAALALGRGRKKVLLCDAGPPRNEAAEHMHTFLSRDGTPPQELRRIGREQLRPYDVEVRDVRVMGLERIGPRFRVELEGGGLVDTRRVVLTTGMVDVLPELPGYRELWGKAIFQCPYCHGWEIRDRPWGVLATAEMLVDFGAFLTGWTRDVVVFTEGAFAVPAEKRALLERAGVRLEERRIRRFVTRAGGQAMEAVELEDGTRVPREFLFARPPQRQVPFVQRLGLALDEQGYVKVNAQQETSIPGILAGGDLTTPIQGAIMAASAGMFAAAMANHGMNLEAAGFTHG from the coding sequence ATGACGATTGAGACGACGGACGCGGTGATTGTGGGCGGTGGCCCGGGGGGCCTGAGCGCGGCGCTGGCCCTGGGGCGCGGTCGCAAGAAGGTGCTGCTCTGTGACGCGGGCCCGCCCCGGAACGAGGCCGCCGAGCACATGCATACCTTCCTCTCCCGTGACGGCACGCCGCCGCAGGAGCTGCGCCGCATCGGCCGCGAGCAGCTCCGTCCCTACGACGTGGAGGTGCGTGACGTGCGGGTGATGGGCCTGGAGCGCATCGGCCCTCGCTTCCGCGTGGAGCTGGAAGGCGGCGGCCTGGTGGACACGCGGCGCGTGGTGCTCACCACGGGCATGGTGGACGTGCTGCCGGAGCTGCCCGGCTACCGGGAGCTGTGGGGCAAGGCCATCTTCCAGTGCCCCTATTGCCACGGCTGGGAGATTCGGGACCGGCCCTGGGGTGTGCTCGCGACGGCCGAGATGCTGGTCGACTTCGGCGCCTTCCTGACGGGCTGGACTCGCGACGTGGTGGTCTTCACGGAGGGCGCCTTCGCGGTGCCCGCCGAAAAGCGCGCGTTGCTGGAGCGGGCCGGGGTGCGGCTCGAGGAGCGGCGCATCCGCCGTTTCGTTACCAGGGCGGGTGGGCAGGCCATGGAGGCGGTGGAGCTGGAGGACGGGACGCGAGTGCCCCGTGAGTTCCTCTTCGCCCGTCCGCCGCAGCGCCAGGTGCCCTTCGTGCAGCGGCTGGGGCTCGCGCTGGACGAGCAGGGCTACGTCAAGGTGAACGCACAGCAGGAGACCTCCATCCCCGGCATCCTCGCGGGGGGAGACCTCACGACGCCCATCCAGGGGGCCATCATGGCCGCGTCGGCGGGCATGTTCGCGGCAGCCATGGCGAACCACGGGATGAACCTGGAGGCCGCGGGCTTCACCCACGGGTGA